In a single window of the Phocoena phocoena chromosome 14, mPhoPho1.1, whole genome shotgun sequence genome:
- the ZAP70 gene encoding tyrosine-protein kinase ZAP-70, translating to MPDPAAHLPFFYGSISRAEAEEHLKLAGMADGLFLLRHCLRSLGGYVLSLVHDVRFHHFPIERQLNGTYAIAGGKAHCGPAELCEFYSRDPDGLPCNLRKPCNRPSGLEPQPGVFDSLRDAMVRDYVRQTWKLEGEALEQAIISQAPQVEKLIATTAHERMPWYHKSLTREEAERKLYSGSQTDGKFLLRPRKEQGTYALSLIYGKTVYHYLISQDKAGKYCIPEGTKFDTLWQLVEYLKLKADGLIYCLKEACPNNSASSEAAAPTLPAHPSTFTQPQRRIDTLNSDGYTPEPACLASSEKPRPMPMDTSVYESPYSDPEELKNKKLFLKRENLLMADIELGCGNFGSVRQGVYRMRKKQIDVAIKVLKQNTEKADKDEMMREAQIMHQLDNPYIVRLIGVCQAEALMLVMEMAGGGPLHKFLLGKKEEIPVSNVAELLHQVSMGMKYLEEKNFVHRDLAARNVLLVNRHYAKISDFGLSKALGADDSYYTARSAGKWPLKWYAPECINFRKFSSRSDVWGYGVTMWEAFSYGQKPYKKMKGPEVMAFIEQGKRMECPPECPPEMYKLMSDCWTYKWEDRPDFLTVEQRMRTYYYSLASKAADPAAEAACV from the exons ATGCCGGACCCCGCGGCGCACCTGCCCTTCTTCTACGGCAGCATCTCGCGCGCCGAGGCCGAGGAGCACCTGAAGCTGGCGGGCATGGCCGACGGGCTCTTCCTGCTGCGCCACTGCCTGCGCTCTCTGGGCGGCTATGTGCTCTCGCTCGTGCACGACGTGCGCTTCCACCACTTCCCCATCGAGCGCCAGCTCAACGGCACCTACGCTATTGCGGGCGGAAAAGCGCACTGCGGCCCCGCTGAGCTCTGCGAGTTCTATTCGCGCGACCCAGACGGGCTGCCCTGCAACCTGCGCAAGCCGTGCAACCGGCCGTCGGGGCTCGAGCCGCAGCCCGGGGTCTTCGACAGCCTACGAGATGCCATGGTGCGCGACTACGTGCGCCAGACTTGGAAACTAGAG GGCGAGGCCCTGGAGCAGGCCATCATCAGCCAGGCCCCTCAGGTGGAGAAGCTCATTGCCACGACGGCTCACGAGCGGATGCCCTGGTACCACAAAAGCCTGACGCGCGAGGAGGCGGAGCGCAAACTCTACTCAGGCTCACAGACGGACGGCAAGTTCCT GCTGAGACCCCGGAAGGAGCAGGGCACCTATGCACTGTCTCTGATCTATGGGAAGACTGTGTACCACTACCTCATCAGCCAGGACAAGGCGGGCAAATACTGTATTCCCGAGGGGACCAAGTTTGACACGCTCTGGCAG CTGGTGGAGTACCTGAAGCTGAAGGCTGACGGGCTCATCTACTGCCTAAAGGAGGCCTGTCCCAACAACAGCGCCAGCTCAG AGGCCGCTGCTCCCACACTCCCCGCCCACCCATCCACATTCACCCAG CCTCAGAGACGGATCGACACGCTCAACTCAGATGGATACACCCCTGAACCAG CATGCCTAGCGTCCTCAGAGAAGCCGCGACCAATGCCCATGGACACCAGCGTGTACGAGAGCCCCTACAGCGACCCCGAGGAGCTCAAAAACAAGAAGCTCTTCCTGAAGCGCGAGAACCTCCTCATGGCTGACATAGAACTTGGCTGCGGCAACTTTGGCTCTGTTCGCCAGGGCGTCTACCGCATGCGCAA GAAGCAGATCGACGTGGCCATCAAGGTGTTGAAACAGAACACAGAGAAGGCGGACAAGGATGAGATGATGCGGGAGGCACAGATCATGCACCAGCTGGACAACCCCTACATCGTGCGGCTCATCGGCGTCTGCCAGGCCGAGGCCCTCATGCTGGTGATGGAGATGGCGGGCGGCGGGCCACTGCACAAGTTCCTGCTTGGGAAGAA GGAGGAGATCCCCGTCAGCAATGTGGCGGAGCTGCTGCACCAGGTGTCCATGGGCATGAAGTACCTGGAGGAGAAGAACTTTGTGCACCGTGACCTGGCGGCCCGCAACGTCCTTCTGGTCAACCGGCACTACGCCAAGATCAGCGACTTTGGTCTCTCCAAGGCACTGGGTGCTGATGACAGCTACTACACC GCTCGCTCGGCGGGGAAGTGGCCGCTCAAGTGGTACGCGCCTGAGTGCATCAACTTCCGCAAGTTCTCCAGCCGCAGTGACGTCTGGGGCTACGGGGTCACCATGTGGGAAGCCTTCTCCTATGGCCAGAAGCCCTACAAG AAGATGAAGGGCCCCGAGGTCATGGCCTTCATCGAGCAGGGCAAGCGGATGGAGTGCCCCCCAGAGTGTCCGCCCGAAATGTACAAGCTCATGAGCGACTGCTGGACCTACAA GTGGGAGGACCGTCCGGACTTCCTGACCGTGGAGCAGCGCATGCGCACCTACTACTACAGCTTGGCAAGCAAGGCCGCGGACCCTGCGGCCGAGGCTGCGTGTGTCTGA